accCATGCTAATATAGACAAATCCATTAAAGACTCCTTGAAAAATGTCTTGTTTGCATGCAAGATTCAGCAAGGACAGGTTTTCACAGAAAAGCCTATTAATTTCATGTCTGCAAAAAGGATACTTCAAAGTCAATGAAATTGACATTGCACCTAAAGAACAAGGAAATACCCAAATAAAAGTCACCAGGCTCAGTACAGTGAAAGGTGACATAATACTATGATAATGTAATGGTCGACATATGGCTATGTACCTATCAACAGCCATGacacttaaatttgtgaattcACCAATTGCATAGACTATGATGACAAGACCTTGAACAATACATTCCTTATGAGAAATCACATTTCTTTCTGTGAGTAAATATGCCAAAGCCTTGGGATAAAACCCAGTGGTTCCACACAGATCATTGACACATAAATTACACAAGAAAATGTACATGGGGTCATGCAGAGTTTTCTCAAATGCAATAATCAGAATCAAGGTGGCATTCATAACAATAGTCAGCAGGTAACAAGGAAGCGCAAAAGAAAAAAGTAAGATCCTGCTGGTCCAGTCCCAGTCATTCAGAGCCGTGACAGTGAGAATGTGGGAAGAGGAGATGTTTTCCATTCCTTCTCCAAATCTGACTCAACAATCACTGAAAAACTGACAAATAATCAAGTGTTTCTCTGCTGTTCacttttgtgtattttatgttatactgttgaaaaactacaaataattaaaaaaagacacaTAAGCAATGATGTGAAGCCCATGTATGTTGTAAAGCCCTTAAAGTGACAAAAGCAACAAATGGTCTTGTCTTGAAGGCTTGTAAGGTTTGGAGAAGGCCTCTGAACAGCTCTTTTAGAGATCCACCTTTCACTCTGCTCACGGCTGAATGAGAGCACTTTATATACAGTCAGATACGCAAAACATTGTGATGATCTAATAGTCCTTTGATAATAAAGAAATAGTTAAATGATGCAAAGATAACCATGACAGTTTCTACTGGACTTTATTGTTGCAATAGCATATcacctactgtttttttttttttttttttttgttattagttaaatatttgttattaaaaaaattttactCTTCAAGTGCAATAGTTATTGATAAACAGAAATCTCATCAGTTGAGTGTTTGTGGAAAACagtgatatttaattattcatataatGACCTATATTTATTGTATGTGAAGTTCATTAGCTGATTTTGAAGTATTGTTATGTTTTCATACACAATCATATTTTCACTCTTAGTTTCATAGAGTTTATACTGAGAcattatctaaaaaaataaaagatcaactaaaacaatatttaaaactttGGATGTGTCACATTTGCTTTTGCTGTCTACCAACTATGTATACTAGATAGTGTTATCATCATTATACAAATAAAACTCAGAATTTTGATCTCCAGTTAGGAACGAGATGGAGTAGACGTGTGCCTTTTTTCCCCCTATTCtttttcaactatatataaaaaatagctAAACAACGTATAAACAACAGTATTTATTAAGGATGGCTTCTAAATCCATGAAAACATCCAAGAAAGAAGCTAAGGCAAAAGCTGAAACACCTGCGGCAACAGATGAAGTGAACATGGTGGCTCTGTCAGATTTGCTGAAAGATCATAGAACGGCCTTGGCGGCAGAGTTCAAAACGGCGATTTCAACATTAAAATCGAAACTTGACTGTGTTCAGGTCATGGTATCCGATCACGGACAGAGACTTGCCTCGTTAGAATCCCATGCAGAGTCGTTGGATGAGCGCGTGGAACTGCTTGAAGCATCCCTCTCAGCAGTAACGAAGAGCAACGCAAAGTTAAAAGCCAAAACTGCTGATCTAGAAGCACGGAGCAGAAGAAACAACATAAGGATCATAGGTGTGCCTGAGTCAATCGAAGGTCTATGGCCAACAACATTTTTCTCCCAGATACTTTTTGAAGTTTTCGGAGAGCAGATTTTACCTTCTTCCCCAGAGTTCCACCGTGGGCACAGATCCCTCATCGCCAAAAACAGAATATTTAGCTGGTTTTGTTTAGTCAAGAGGCAGTAAAATTGAGCTagttaaaaatacaaacacatcaGAAAAGTATTTATAATTACCTATACTGTAAtaatgcataaaacacatgcctgGTTTGCTTTTATTGACATTACACATTAAGCCACACTGTATGAAAACAGCTGCtcagaataaaacatttaatcataACTACTTTTATTAAACCGTCACAGTGATGCGTCATAAAAATCAGTCAGTCTTAATTATTCTCTAACAGTATACAGCTACAGTTCATTTAATCTTTGGCCTTtgaaaaatatacaatattttagcTCTAATTGGTCCTAATTTAATACCATAAATTAGTGGATTGACAAAAGGGGGAAGAGTTAAGTTTATTATAGACAAAAAAGTATATACCACACGAGACAGTGTATCTACATTAAAACGTGTGCAGAGAGAATCAGAAAGACCACAGCTTGTGTTCAGAAAGGTAATCAAGTGTGGTATACATGTGCTGTAAAACTTTTCTCGACTTACTTTGGATTTTCTACAAGCAAGAATtatctttaaataggaaaacagaacaaaaaccaAAAGGACACTCATACTAATATAGAGAAATCCATTAAATATcccttaaaaaaaatcttgtttgcaTGCAAGTTTCATCAAAGAAAGGTGTTCACAGAAAAGTTTGTTAATGTCATGTCTGCAAATAGGATACTTCAGAGTCAATGAGATTGCCATTAGACCTACAAAACAAGAAAATACCCAAATAAAAGTCAGCAGGCTCAGTACAGTGAAAGGTGACATAATTCTATGATAATGTAATGGTCGACATATGGCTAAGTACCTATCAACAGCCATGACACTTAAACTTGTGAATTCCCCAATTCCTTAGATAATGATGACAAGATCTTGAACAATACATTCCTCATGAGAAATCACATTTCTTTCTGTGAGTAAATATGTCAAGGCCCTGGGATAAAACCCAGTGATTCCACACAGATCATTGACACATAGATTACACAAGAAAATGTACATGGGCTCATGCAGAGTTTTCTCAAGTGCAATAATCATAATCAAGGTGGCATTTAGAACAATAGTTACAAGGTATACAGGAagtgcaaaagaaaaaaataagatcCTGCTGGTCCAGTCCCAGTCATTCAGAGCTGTGACAGTGAGAATGTGGGAAGAGATATTTTCCATTCCTTCTCCAAATCTGCTTCCAGATCAGTCCAGGCCGACACAAATAATCCAGTGTTTCTCTTGTGTTCAGTTTTGCGTGTCTTGTGTTATACTGTTAAAGGATTTAATGAAAGCAATATATtgtaaaacattcaaaatgaCAAAAGCAACAAATGGTCTTGTCTTGAATGGCTGTGAGGTTTAGTGAAGGCCTCTAAGCACCTCTTTTAGAGATCCACTCTTCGCTCTGCTCACGGCTGAATGAGAGAACTTTATATACAGTCAGATACGCAAAACATTGTGATGATCTAATAGTCCTTTGATAATTCAGGAATAATAATACGATGCAAAGATCACCATGGAAGTTTCTACTGGAACATGACTTTATCTTTGTGCAATAGcatatcacttgctgtttttttttttttttgtaattattggtAGACTGTAGCAGTTTATGAGTGAAAATTGTTTCAAAATAAATTCTACTCTTCCATTGTAATAGTTATTGAGAAGCTTAATGCAGAAATCTCATCAGTTGAGTGTTTGCAGAAAACAGTCATATTTAAATATTCGCACAATGGCCTATattcatgtgaatgtgtgtgaagtACATAAGCTGGTTTTGAAGTATTGTTATATTTTCATGCAAAATCATATTTTTCTCTCTTAGTTTCATCAAGTTTATACTGAGACATTAtctaataaaaacaaaggataaactaaaacaaaatttaaaacaataagCACAATATTTAGCTGGTATGCAGCAGCAATGTATGCAGCAGCCACAGTTTGcaataaagtaatgcaaaaacgaATACAATTAATATCGTAAGCGAAAGCAGAATCGCAGACGTGTCTGGGAAAAAGGATGTATTGTCACGCCAAATAATGAGCTGAAtcagtctatttagtaaaaggcttttcttttttttaaagctactaccaaagtctctgtgggtctgcatgCAGAGCATGCGAGTCTGTGATACAGAACCGAGCCGCCCAGGTAAAGTATGCATGGGAAGTGCTGGTGTTGAATTCGGTCTCACAGTAGACTTGCATGCCATCCATGGCCATCCACACGCCGTCATTCGGTGCCCTGCATTGCTTAGCAACGTattcaaaacaatgtaaagaccgCCCGACGTGAAGTAAATAAACTAGTAGAGATGTGCTGCTACAGTCACAATAGATTTCCAACGTAATATGCCATAACTTAGTGTGAAGAGCATGTTGTTTTACTATGGCCCAGTAAATTAAGTCCTCAATAAagcttataaaaaaaatcaaaataaattttcCAGTTCGCACACACCTATTTTTAGTTGCAAATGCGAGCGAAATGGTCGCACTGTCGAGCCCTGCCAGTTGAATTCAGGAAAACACAGATGAAACAGGACCTTCTTGTAGCttttaagtttaacaacttttattattttgataagTCAATATTCTGGGAAAACAACACAGAGAGCAAGATTTCAGCACACGTTTATCCTATTGTAATCtataaaaccagcctgatctcacgggaaaacgtaagtattttacgttttgacagtttagtggctaattcgtacgaattcgtacaagttcagtcgtacgaaattgtacgattttataaaggaggcgtggcacctaaccccacccctaaacccaaccgtcattggaggatgagcaaatcgtactatattgtaggAATTAGATGCCCCGGTGCATCACGGGAGAACGGGAGCACTTCAAGAACATGATGTAATTGTATTATATAACATGTATTTTAATGCACCTTTTGGGTAATAATAATCAATGTATTATTTTAGGTGAACTTAAGTGTCACATTGGGAAAATGCAAttacatttttgttatattttaaataattcataagTGTATTTTATTAGTAAATCTAGTATATCTAAAAGTGCAATAAAAGATGATTAGTATTCTATTAAAAGtggtattacacacacacacacacacacacacacacacacacacacacacacatatatatatatatatatatatatatatatatatatatatatatatatatatatatatatatatatatatatatattatattttatttcaacttaATGGTGTGTCAACAGCAGTCAAGTACACTTAGTTCACCttgagtttatttttaaatggtaCTAAAGATCAACTGTTAGTACATTAGTCAGCAAAAATAGAGCACTTTAAGTGCATTCTGGAAGCGCACTAAGTGCACTGAAATAAAGTGTAttataatgcacttttttttCACCTGGGTCATACTATCAAATGCATTCAAATTACACTTTTAAGCATTATATGTATAACATATTTTTGAGATAGTAAACTTTATTGCTATAtaaaaaagttcattttaatttatacttACAACAAATATGTAAAAGTGTACTAAATTTGAACTATTTTTATAGTATTCAAATGATATTTTTAAGTATTACACTTATTTTTGAGGTAGTACACTTTATTTACAAcactaaaaattacatttttaaaaagttcaatttaatttatacttacaaaaactaTGTAAAAGTGTactaactgaattattttatagCATTCAGATTATACTTTtaagaaatacatttatacaatttttttcaaGTAGTACACTTTGTTGCTATATACTAAAAGTCTATTTAAGTATCAgttatatttaatatactttcACAGTTTTACTTAAGTACTACTTAAGCAAAAGTATACTTTTAATTGGTATATTCATAGtgtatatctttttttaattttattgattaaaaattGTACTTACAATGCTCTTAATTGttttttagtatatttttagTGTACTCAAGAGCACTTTGTTTTCACCTGGGTCATTGCACCCTGTACAGCTTAGCTGCATTTATGATAGCTATACTGTATTAATGCATAAAATACATGactgttatttttaatattgacttTATTATAATTGAAGATGTGTTGGTGTCAAATGCTAAGATGCAAACACTTATATAAATGCACATGAATTCTTTCTGCTATAAATCATGACACATTAATAGCACAGCTCAAGTAATACATTAAACAACATTGTAGGAAAACAGTTGTTTCAGCTGCtcagaataaaacatttaatcataACCACTTTTAATAAAGTGTTGCTGTGATGCATCATAAAAACAGTTAGTCTTAAATATTCTCTAAGAAAGTATAGTGTATAGATACAATTTATTTAATCTTGGGTCTTTggaaaatatacaatatttttgcTCTGATTGGACCTAATTTTATACCATAAATTAGAGGATTGACAAAAGGGGGAACAGTCAGGATTATTATAGACAAAAAGGTATATACTAAATGAGACAGTGTATTTATATTGAATTTTGTGTATAGAGAATCAGAAAGTCCACAGGTTGTGTTCAGAAAGGAGATCAAGTGTGGTATACATGTGCTGTAGAACTTCTCTCGACTTACTTTAGATTTTCTACAAGCAAGAATtatctttaaataggaaaacagaacaaaaacaaaaaggaaactCATGATGATAAAGATAAACCCATTAACAATTGCTTCAAAAATATCGTGTTTGCATGCAAGATTTAACAAGGAAAGGTGTTCACAGAAAAGTTTGTTAATTTCATGTCTGCAAATAGGATACTTCAGAGTCAATGAGATTGCCATTAGACCTACAAAACAAGAAAATACCCAAATAAAAGTCACCAGGCTTAGTACAGTGAAAGGTGACATAATTCTATGATAATGTAATGGTCGACAAATGGCTAAGTACCTATCAACAGCCATGACACTTAAACTTGTAAATTCTCCAGTTGCATAGATGACAATGACAAGACCTTGAACAATACATTCCTCATGAGAAATCACATTTCTTTCTGTGAGTAAATATGCCAAGGCCCTGGGATAAAACCCAGTGGTTCCACACAGATCATTGACACACAGATTACACAAGAAAATGTACATGGGCTCACGCAGAGTTTTCTCAAGTGCAATAATCATAATCAAGGTAGCATTTAGAATAATTGTCAACAGGTAACAAGGAAgcgcaaaagaaaaaaataagatcCTGCTGGTCCAGTCCCAGTCATTCAGAGCTGTGACAGTGAGAATGTGGAAAGAGGAGATGTTTTCCATTACTTCTCCTTCTGGACACTTTTGAATAGCTCTTTTAGAGATCCACCCTTCGCTCTGCTCACGGCTAAATGAGAGAACTTTATATACA
The sequence above is drawn from the Danio aesculapii chromosome 21, fDanAes4.1, whole genome shotgun sequence genome and encodes:
- the LOC130215252 gene encoding olfactory receptor-like protein OLF4; this translates as MENISSSHILTVTALNDWDWTSRILLFSFALPCYLLTIVMNATLILIIAFEKTLHDPMYIFLCNLCVNDLCGTTGFYPKALAYLLTERNVISHKECIVQGLVIIVYAIGEFTNLSVMAVDRYIAICRPLHYHSIMSPFTVLSLVTFIWVFPCSLGAMSISLTLKYPFCRHEINRLFCENLSLLNLACKQDIFQGVFNGFVYISMGVFFVFVLFSYFKIILACRKSKVNREKFYSTCIPHLITFLNTTCGLSDALCTEFKVETLSHVVYTFLSIINLTVPPIVNPVIYGIKLGPIRAKILYIFRRSRINNL
- the LOC130215184 gene encoding olfactory receptor 10A6-like, encoding MENISSFHILTVTALNDWDWTSRILFFSFALPCYLLTIILNATLIMIIALEKTLREPMYIFLCNLCVNDLCGTTGFYPRALAYLLTERNVISHEECIVQGLVIVIYATGEFTSLSVMAVDRYLAICRPLHYHRIMSPFTVLSLVTFIWVFSCFVGLMAISLTLKYPICRHEINKLFCEHLSLLNLACKHDIFEAIVNGFIFIIMSFLFVFVLFSYLKIILACRKSKVSREKFYSTCIPHLISFLNTTCGLSDSLYTKFNINTLSHLVYTFLSIIILTVPPFVNPLIYGIKLGPIRAKILYIFQRPKIK